From the genome of Thermoplasmata archaeon, one region includes:
- a CDS encoding M67 family metallopeptidase: protein MRAIELPSPLVEAMGRHARASYPEECCGFLIGALDPPEPTGRRRLLEVEPAANEFDGERSRRFMIRPRDLLEAERRREGTDRMVAGFYHSHPDHPARPSAFDQEHALPWYTYIVLSVTAQEVPTLGAFELDEATRIFHEVPVVPPAALDRG from the coding sequence GTGAGGGCGATCGAGCTGCCCTCGCCGCTGGTCGAGGCGATGGGCCGCCATGCCCGTGCGAGCTACCCGGAGGAGTGCTGCGGCTTCCTGATCGGCGCGCTCGATCCCCCCGAGCCGACCGGGCGGCGCCGCCTCTTGGAGGTCGAGCCGGCCGCCAACGAGTTCGACGGCGAGCGAAGTCGGCGCTTCATGATCCGGCCACGGGACCTCCTCGAGGCCGAGCGCCGGCGCGAGGGTACGGACCGGATGGTCGCCGGCTTCTACCACTCCCACCCGGACCACCCGGCCCGCCCGTCGGCGTTCGACCAGGAGCACGCGCTCCCGTGGTACACGTACATCGTCCTCTCGGTCACCGCGCAGGAGGTGCCGACCCTGGGCGCGTTCGAGCTCGACGAGGCCACCCGCATCTTCCACGAAGTGCCGGTCGTCCCGCCCGCGGCACTGGACCGCGGGTAA
- the moeB gene encoding molybdopterin-synthase adenylyltransferase MoeB, translating into MGRVTVRLPTPLRAFAGGHAEVASEGATVGAVVQGVANAYPGLRPHLFTADGALRNFVSVYLNDEDVRYLERDATPVKDRDVVSIVPAIAGGAPSSVQRAPAPNPLAVLPNAPADTFGRDELRRYSRHLLLPEVGVEGQKALRRAKVLLVGAGGLGSPTALYLTAAGVGEIGLVDFDEVDLSNLQRQVLYTTNDLGRPKTQAARERLEALNPGTRIVPVAARLTAENALDVLAPYDVIVDGTDNFPTRYLVNDACVLLGKPNVYGSIYRFEGQASVFDARTGPCYRCLYAEPPPADLVPSCAEGGVLGVLPGLIGLIQATETVKLILGAGEPLVGRLLLYDALAMRFRELTLRKNPACVICSPNATQHGLIDYPAFCGVPAPGATSESAGLPEISPEELRDELAGPSPPMLLDVREPNEWEIVHLPQAHLIPRAQLPDRLNEITSAQRVVVYCRTGGRSAQATRLLLDLGFTNVRNLSGGITAWAQRIDPSLPTY; encoded by the coding sequence ATGGGGCGCGTCACCGTCCGCCTGCCCACGCCGCTGCGCGCGTTCGCGGGCGGCCACGCCGAGGTCGCCTCGGAGGGAGCGACGGTCGGCGCGGTCGTGCAGGGGGTCGCGAACGCCTACCCCGGGCTGCGGCCCCACCTGTTCACGGCGGACGGCGCCCTGCGCAACTTCGTCAGCGTCTACCTCAACGACGAGGACGTCCGCTACCTCGAGCGGGACGCGACGCCGGTGAAGGACCGGGACGTCGTGTCGATCGTCCCGGCGATCGCGGGCGGGGCACCGAGCTCGGTCCAGCGCGCGCCCGCGCCGAACCCGCTCGCGGTGCTCCCGAACGCGCCGGCCGACACGTTCGGCCGGGACGAGCTGCGCCGCTACAGCCGTCACCTCCTCCTGCCCGAGGTCGGCGTCGAGGGGCAGAAGGCGCTGCGGCGGGCCAAGGTGCTGCTCGTCGGCGCGGGCGGCCTCGGCTCGCCCACCGCGCTCTACCTCACGGCGGCCGGCGTCGGCGAGATCGGGCTCGTCGATTTCGACGAGGTCGATCTCTCGAACCTGCAGCGCCAGGTCCTCTACACGACCAACGACCTCGGGCGGCCCAAGACCCAGGCCGCCCGCGAGCGCCTCGAGGCGCTCAACCCGGGCACCCGGATCGTGCCGGTCGCCGCACGCCTCACCGCGGAGAACGCGCTCGACGTCCTTGCGCCGTACGACGTGATCGTCGACGGGACCGACAACTTCCCGACCCGCTACCTCGTCAACGACGCCTGCGTCCTGCTCGGTAAGCCGAACGTCTACGGCTCGATCTACCGCTTCGAGGGCCAGGCGAGCGTGTTCGATGCGCGGACCGGTCCCTGCTACCGGTGCCTCTACGCCGAGCCCCCGCCCGCCGACCTCGTGCCCTCGTGCGCGGAGGGCGGCGTCCTCGGCGTCCTGCCCGGGCTGATCGGCCTGATCCAGGCGACCGAGACGGTGAAGCTGATCCTGGGCGCCGGCGAGCCGCTCGTGGGCCGACTGCTGCTCTACGACGCGCTCGCGATGCGCTTCCGCGAGCTCACGCTCCGCAAGAACCCGGCGTGCGTGATCTGCTCCCCGAACGCGACCCAGCACGGGCTGATCGATTACCCCGCCTTCTGCGGTGTCCCCGCCCCGGGCGCCACGAGCGAATCGGCGGGCCTGCCCGAGATCTCGCCGGAGGAGCTGCGCGACGAGCTCGCCGGCCCGAGCCCGCCGATGCTGCTCGACGTGCGCGAGCCGAACGAGTGGGAGATCGTCCATCTCCCGCAGGCCCACCTGATCCCGCGCGCGCAACTGCCCGACCGGCTCAACGAGATCACCAGCGCCCAGCGGGTCGTCGTCTACTGCCGGACGGGCGGCCGTTCCGCCCAGGCGACCCGCCTGCTGCTCGACCTCGGATTCACGAACGTGCGCAACCTCTCCGGCGGCATCACCGCCTGGGCGCAGCGGATCGACCCGTCGCTGCCGACGTACTAG
- a CDS encoding ribosome biogenesis/translation initiation ATPase RLI, with the protein MARIAILLDDRCHPKECQWECQAYCPPVRMGQECIVEGPNGRPIISETLCIGCGICVHKCPFDAIKILNTPEADPSEIVHRFGYNGFRMYRLPIPPSQGITGLLGPNGTGKSTALRLLAGGLVPNLGDYAEAPDWAKVLSHYRGTALFAHFERVARGELKAVVKPQYVDAIAEQPSSVREYVEAGGAGGRAALDAVGLGARADRPLAELSGGELQLAAIGRTLATDADLYLIDEPSSYLDIVHRLVVARLLRRLGESKGVIVVEHDLALLDYLADAAHLIYGTPAAFGVVSHPIPMRSAINTYLTGYLKDENVRFRTDPVRFVAHPPKPAARANALVAFPELEKEFPGFRLSVGAGTLGTGQTVGIVGPNATGKTTFVRMLAGVEPPTRGAPPANVTVSYKPQYLKATQPASLRERQVALAADPTFDGKLFERELVPGLHLDEILDVALPDLSGGELQRAAVALALARTATLYLLDEPSAYLDADERMAMARLVRRQVERQAVSALVVDHDVYFLDLACDELMVFRPDAPDGRAGRGDGPFAMREGMNRLLAEVGVTFRRDAETLRPRINREGSALDREQRARGEYYYEAAA; encoded by the coding sequence CATCCCAAGGAGTGCCAGTGGGAGTGCCAGGCCTACTGCCCGCCGGTGCGCATGGGCCAGGAGTGCATCGTCGAGGGGCCGAACGGCAGGCCGATCATCTCCGAGACCCTGTGCATCGGCTGCGGCATCTGCGTGCACAAGTGCCCGTTCGACGCGATCAAGATCCTGAACACGCCCGAGGCCGACCCGAGCGAGATCGTCCACCGGTTCGGCTACAACGGCTTCCGCATGTACCGGCTGCCGATCCCGCCGTCGCAGGGGATCACCGGACTCCTGGGACCCAACGGGACCGGTAAGTCCACGGCCCTGCGGCTGCTCGCGGGAGGACTGGTCCCGAATCTCGGCGACTACGCGGAGGCACCGGACTGGGCGAAGGTGCTCTCGCACTACCGCGGCACGGCGCTGTTCGCGCACTTCGAGCGCGTGGCCCGGGGGGAACTGAAGGCGGTCGTCAAGCCGCAGTACGTCGATGCGATCGCCGAGCAGCCGTCCAGCGTCCGGGAGTACGTCGAGGCCGGCGGCGCCGGCGGACGCGCGGCGCTGGACGCGGTCGGCCTGGGGGCCCGAGCGGACCGCCCTCTCGCCGAGCTCTCCGGCGGCGAGCTCCAGCTCGCGGCGATCGGCCGGACCCTGGCGACCGACGCCGACCTCTACCTGATCGACGAGCCGTCGAGCTACCTCGACATCGTGCACCGACTTGTCGTGGCGCGCCTGCTGCGGCGGCTCGGCGAGTCCAAGGGCGTCATCGTCGTCGAGCACGATCTCGCGCTGCTCGACTACCTCGCCGACGCGGCGCACCTGATCTACGGCACCCCGGCCGCGTTCGGCGTCGTGAGCCACCCGATCCCGATGCGGTCGGCGATCAACACGTACCTCACCGGCTACCTCAAGGACGAGAACGTGCGCTTCCGCACCGATCCCGTCCGCTTCGTCGCGCATCCTCCGAAGCCGGCGGCCCGAGCGAACGCCCTCGTCGCGTTCCCCGAGCTCGAGAAGGAGTTCCCGGGCTTCCGCCTCAGCGTCGGCGCCGGCACCCTCGGCACCGGCCAGACCGTCGGGATCGTCGGACCGAACGCGACCGGCAAGACGACGTTCGTGCGGATGCTCGCGGGCGTCGAGCCGCCGACGCGCGGGGCGCCGCCGGCGAACGTCACCGTGAGCTACAAACCCCAGTACCTGAAGGCGACGCAACCGGCGAGCCTGCGCGAGCGCCAGGTCGCGCTCGCGGCGGATCCGACGTTCGACGGGAAGCTGTTCGAGCGCGAGCTCGTGCCGGGGCTGCACCTCGACGAGATCCTGGACGTGGCGCTCCCGGATCTGTCGGGCGGGGAGCTGCAGCGGGCCGCCGTCGCGCTCGCGCTCGCGCGCACCGCGACGCTCTACCTGCTCGACGAGCCGTCGGCGTACCTCGACGCGGACGAGCGGATGGCGATGGCCCGGCTCGTCCGACGCCAGGTCGAGCGGCAGGCGGTCAGCGCTCTGGTCGTCGACCACGACGTCTACTTCCTGGACCTCGCCTGCGACGAGCTGATGGTCTTCCGCCCGGACGCGCCGGACGGGCGCGCCGGGCGCGGGGATGGACCGTTCGCCATGCGCGAGGGGATGAACCGGCTGCTCGCGGAGGTCGGCGTGACGTTCCGACGGGACGCGGAGACGCTGCGGCCCCGCATCAACCGCGAGGGCTCGGCCCTCGACCGCGAGCAGCGGGCGCGGGGAGAGTACTACTACGAAGCCGCCGCCTGA